The following proteins come from a genomic window of Kocuria palustris:
- a CDS encoding glycosyltransferase: protein MRIAVIAEQFLPHMNGVTHSVIRVIEHLRSQGHHAMVICPAADPLQMTHTVEALDGDAAGHPSLDGLVVHRLPAVPLTGYPDVRLAAGPTATVRRILKRFAPDVVHLASPFVLGWRGVQAAHQLGVPCAAVYQTEIPGYAARYGAPFLEDVLWGHVRTLHNLATVTLAPSTFAIRQLHEHGVQRVHMWRRGVDAVRFDPAKRDEAWRQEIGGDRKLIGYVGRLAAEKQVEDLARLDALPDSRLVIVGSGPEKEALRRRLPNAHFAGFQGGEDLARTMASFDVFVHPGEFETFCQTIQEAMASGVPVVATGRGGPLDLVDQSRNGWLYRPGDLGQLEHHVRDLVGDDAKRAAFARAARATVESRTWAAIGDQLLAHYERARITFQRHRSARRIVRAG, encoded by the coding sequence GTGAGAATCGCTGTCATCGCCGAACAGTTCCTGCCCCATATGAACGGAGTCACCCACTCCGTCATCCGCGTGATCGAGCATCTTCGGTCCCAGGGCCATCATGCGATGGTCATCTGCCCCGCCGCCGATCCGCTGCAGATGACGCACACGGTCGAGGCTCTCGATGGCGACGCCGCCGGACATCCGTCCCTGGACGGGCTCGTCGTCCACCGCCTGCCGGCCGTGCCGCTGACCGGCTACCCCGACGTCCGCCTGGCCGCGGGGCCGACCGCGACCGTGCGCCGGATCCTCAAGCGCTTCGCCCCGGACGTGGTCCACCTGGCCTCCCCGTTCGTGCTCGGCTGGCGCGGCGTCCAGGCCGCTCACCAGCTCGGCGTGCCCTGCGCGGCCGTCTACCAGACCGAGATCCCCGGCTACGCCGCCCGCTACGGCGCCCCGTTCCTCGAGGACGTGCTGTGGGGCCACGTGCGGACGCTGCACAACCTCGCGACCGTGACGCTCGCGCCGTCCACGTTCGCGATCCGCCAGCTGCACGAGCACGGGGTGCAGCGCGTGCACATGTGGCGCAGGGGCGTGGACGCCGTGCGCTTCGATCCCGCCAAGAGAGACGAGGCCTGGCGCCAGGAGATCGGCGGCGACCGGAAGCTGATCGGCTACGTCGGTCGGCTCGCAGCGGAGAAGCAGGTCGAGGACCTGGCCCGCCTGGACGCCCTGCCGGACTCCCGGCTGGTGATCGTCGGCTCGGGCCCGGAGAAGGAGGCTCTGCGCCGGAGGCTGCCGAACGCGCACTTCGCCGGCTTCCAGGGCGGCGAGGACCTGGCCCGGACCATGGCCTCGTTCGACGTCTTCGTGCACCCCGGAGAGTTCGAGACCTTCTGCCAGACGATCCAGGAGGCCATGGCCTCGGGCGTCCCGGTGGTGGCCACGGGCCGCGGCGGCCCCCTGGACCTGGTGGATCAGTCCCGCAACGGCTGGCTGTACCGCCCGGGCGACCTGGGCCAGCTGGAGCACCACGTCCGCGACCTCGTGGGCGATGACGCCAAGCGGGCGGCCTTCGCCCGCGCCGCACGTGCGACCGTCGAGTCCCGCACCTGGGCGGCCATCGGAGACCAGCTGCTCGCCCACTACGAGCGCGCCCGCATCACCTTCCAGCGCCACCGCTCGGCGCGCCGGATCGTGCGCGCCGGCTGA
- a CDS encoding DUF6350 family protein, whose product MTDRSASPASPSDPESSVAPGGAPEEIPAVSVPWHRGVLPGLGISVPVLALTMIALVLSTVLGGFEHLPAAVAGGLGAQLWLLSLGVPVDVLIAPAEGLGAEGGVVSLVPLGLSALTAWLSFAVGVRMARGAPSGARLGAAVLTAGLTHAVLAAAVAVVARTPASAASPLWALLIGGWLVCLFIAIGAMVEEGSAAALVGQRTVARAQRMRQDYRWAGSYLWALLRAGGIGALCAVLAGAVCMLLALATGAESMLEAHRALGTDIPGDIAVAVLHFALLPNLVLWASAWASGAGFAIGDGTAITPAGTQAEALPMLPVLAILPGHDPAPALLAAPVLLVLGGFAAGHWFAREGEDHLGEWIAVRLPSRWLSAPLVIVLSSVLIGAVAGALMLLLGAVSSGSLGLGALTEVGPDPARLALAVGLEVALGALIALILSPWTDHRRAVRTGAAAAEPEAGASEDDELWSVQDEDERARQEAASRAEADRQREARRRAEIKQGRRQRAEAVQAKRQRRESADERRRRRRKAVRDR is encoded by the coding sequence ATGACCGATCGATCCGCTTCCCCGGCTTCCCCATCCGATCCGGAGTCCTCCGTCGCCCCTGGCGGGGCCCCGGAGGAGATCCCGGCCGTCTCGGTGCCCTGGCACCGCGGCGTGCTGCCCGGGCTGGGCATCTCTGTGCCCGTGCTCGCGCTCACCATGATCGCGCTCGTGCTCTCGACCGTTCTGGGCGGCTTCGAGCATCTGCCCGCCGCGGTCGCGGGCGGGCTCGGTGCGCAGCTGTGGCTGCTTTCCCTCGGGGTCCCTGTCGACGTCCTGATCGCCCCGGCGGAGGGGCTGGGGGCCGAGGGAGGCGTGGTGAGCCTGGTGCCCCTGGGCCTCAGCGCGCTCACCGCCTGGCTGTCCTTCGCGGTCGGCGTGCGCATGGCACGGGGTGCGCCCTCGGGGGCCCGGCTCGGGGCCGCGGTGCTCACCGCGGGGCTCACCCACGCCGTGCTGGCCGCTGCGGTCGCGGTCGTGGCACGCACCCCGGCCTCGGCCGCCTCGCCGCTGTGGGCCCTGCTGATCGGCGGCTGGCTAGTCTGCCTCTTCATCGCGATCGGAGCCATGGTCGAGGAGGGCTCTGCGGCCGCCCTGGTGGGGCAGCGCACGGTCGCGCGAGCACAGCGGATGCGCCAGGACTACCGGTGGGCCGGATCCTATCTCTGGGCGCTGCTGCGCGCCGGAGGCATCGGCGCCCTGTGCGCCGTGCTGGCCGGTGCGGTGTGCATGCTGCTGGCCCTGGCCACCGGGGCCGAGTCCATGCTCGAGGCCCACCGCGCGCTCGGCACGGACATCCCCGGCGACATCGCCGTGGCGGTGCTGCACTTCGCCCTGCTGCCCAACCTCGTGCTGTGGGCCTCCGCCTGGGCCTCGGGTGCCGGCTTCGCGATCGGCGACGGCACCGCGATCACGCCGGCCGGAACCCAGGCCGAGGCACTGCCCATGCTGCCGGTGCTGGCGATCCTGCCCGGTCACGACCCGGCGCCGGCGCTGCTGGCCGCCCCTGTGCTGCTCGTGCTCGGCGGGTTCGCCGCCGGTCACTGGTTCGCCCGCGAGGGCGAGGACCACCTGGGCGAGTGGATCGCGGTGCGCCTGCCGAGCCGGTGGCTGTCCGCGCCCCTGGTCATCGTGCTGAGCTCGGTGCTGATCGGGGCGGTCGCGGGTGCGCTGATGCTGCTGCTGGGGGCGGTCTCCTCCGGATCCCTGGGACTGGGCGCCCTCACGGAGGTGGGTCCCGATCCTGCGCGCCTGGCGCTGGCCGTCGGGCTCGAGGTGGCGCTCGGGGCCCTGATCGCCCTGATCCTCAGCCCCTGGACGGACCATCGCCGTGCGGTGCGCACGGGCGCGGCAGCCGCCGAGCCGGAGGCGGGTGCTTCCGAGGACGACGAGCTGTGGAGCGTCCAGGACGAGGACGAGCGGGCTCGGCAGGAGGCGGCCTCGCGCGCCGAGGCGGACCGCCAGCGGGAGGCGCGCCGACGCGCGGAGATCAAGCAGGGTCGCCGCCAGCGCGCCGAGGCCGTGCAGGCCAAGAGGCAGCGCAGGGAGTCCGCGGACGAGCGCCGTCGGCGCAGGCGCAAGGCCGTCCGCGACCGCTGA
- the purN gene encoding phosphoribosylglycinamide formyltransferase has product MRLVILLSGSGTTAQALLDAVADGRIPAEIVAVGADKDCAGLERARAAGVEDFLVAPSSYSDRPSWNRALQSAVAEREPDLVILAGFMRILDAQFVAAFADRLINTHPALLPSFPGAHGVRDALAHGVKITGATVHRVVPEVDAGQILAQTAVAVAPEDDEDSLHERIKAAERELLVDTVAQLSRG; this is encoded by the coding sequence ATGCGCCTCGTCATCCTCCTCTCCGGCTCCGGGACCACCGCACAGGCTCTGCTCGATGCCGTCGCCGACGGCCGGATCCCTGCCGAGATCGTCGCTGTGGGAGCCGACAAGGACTGCGCCGGGCTCGAGCGCGCCCGTGCCGCAGGCGTCGAGGACTTCCTCGTGGCGCCGTCGTCGTACTCCGACCGCCCCAGCTGGAACCGCGCGCTCCAGTCCGCGGTGGCCGAGCGCGAGCCCGACCTGGTGATCCTGGCCGGGTTCATGCGGATCCTCGACGCGCAGTTCGTGGCAGCGTTCGCCGATCGCCTGATCAACACCCATCCGGCCCTGCTGCCGTCCTTCCCCGGCGCCCACGGCGTGCGCGACGCCCTCGCCCACGGGGTGAAGATCACCGGCGCCACGGTCCACCGCGTGGTCCCGGAGGTCGATGCGGGGCAGATCCTGGCCCAGACCGCCGTCGCCGTGGCCCCGGAGGACGACGAGGACTCGCTGCACGAGCGGATCAAGGCCGCCGAGCGGGAGCTGCTCGTGGACACGGTCGCCCAGCTCTCCCGCGGCTGA
- a CDS encoding DEAD/DEAH box helicase codes for MTASPDSGASGWKRALERMLDDEEDSALEASFDDGPSAQVGLEFDLQLPLLRRVRQAAPAAGAPYTLGMRPVRRGARGTWIRGGLDWERVVDAGRTGVVSPEQADWFDELRVLANVRSRQVAHDRHWIRVEHYESPMLWPLLERAEQLDVSLVSAGGGRPVVLDPVGRFQVDLSRDEDHGLVLHPEVVVEEEGLRRVIPLTSAGVVGDPGHGLFFPVAEDDAPPAFSGSAPEHLDPESDLNAMSLRLVPLSTRLTRDQRRFLETAQEMTVPDDEVQEFVERWFPRLQQRIAMTSDDGSIELPDVAAPEMVLTVTHDDLTVRLEWEWEYQLGAERLRLPFRPADPLGTEPVRRDSTWESSMTTAVHRRIPDLEFRRSAYVGYDAVVLLRDWLPELERIHDLRIETRGTEPAYRPSQDPPEITVSTASSQRRDWFDLGVSIRVGDFHVAFADIFKALAQGQDVMMLPDGTWFGLDAPRFEKLRDLLKEARSLQDSPSDAPMISRHQLGLWEEFEELADRSEPVSRWREAVTRLSAGLEEEDPPEVPQALHAQLRPYQVDGFRWLAALHDLGLGGVLADDMGLGKTVQTIAMFQRAHDRAAAGIDGAPAGGPFLVVAPTSVVPNWVSEIRRFAPELSVRSMPGTASATGEDPRRLAAEHDVVVISYALLRLDEQLWSAIDFSAVVLDEAQFVKNPRTRAHRAARALRTDTTIAVTGTPLENGLTDLWALLALTAPGLFPSRRRFAEAYQRPIETSGDRTALSRMRRRLAPFMLRRTKESVDLQLPPKIEQTLEIELSEEHRRLYDLHLQRERSKVLGLLQDLNGNRFTIFQSLTKLRLMALDPSLVDPEMEVPSSKLEVLFEHLPEIVAEGHRPLVFSQFTGFLKLAAARLDRLGIPYSYLDGSTRDRATAIEDFRSGRTRVFLVSLKAGGTGLNLVEADYCFLLDPWWNPMAENQAIDRAHRIGQTRKVLVYRLIAQGTIEQKVMELKSRKAALFDSVMDDDGTFASQLSADDVLELLRD; via the coding sequence ATGACCGCCTCACCCGATTCCGGAGCCTCTGGATGGAAGCGCGCGCTTGAGCGGATGCTCGACGACGAGGAGGACAGCGCGCTCGAGGCCTCCTTCGACGACGGCCCATCGGCCCAGGTCGGACTGGAGTTCGACCTGCAGCTGCCGCTGCTGCGCAGGGTCCGTCAGGCGGCGCCCGCCGCCGGGGCTCCCTACACCCTGGGAATGCGCCCGGTTCGACGCGGGGCGCGCGGGACCTGGATCCGCGGCGGGCTGGACTGGGAGCGCGTGGTGGACGCCGGTCGCACGGGGGTCGTCAGCCCCGAGCAGGCGGACTGGTTCGACGAGCTGCGCGTGCTCGCGAACGTGCGATCGCGCCAGGTCGCCCATGACCGGCACTGGATCAGGGTGGAGCACTACGAGTCGCCCATGCTGTGGCCGCTGCTCGAGCGCGCCGAGCAGCTGGACGTCTCCCTGGTCAGCGCGGGCGGAGGCCGGCCCGTCGTGCTGGATCCGGTCGGGCGCTTCCAGGTCGATCTGAGCCGCGACGAGGACCACGGCCTGGTCCTGCACCCGGAGGTCGTGGTCGAAGAGGAGGGCCTGCGCCGGGTAATCCCGCTGACCTCGGCCGGGGTCGTGGGCGATCCGGGGCACGGCCTGTTCTTCCCCGTGGCCGAGGACGACGCCCCTCCGGCCTTCTCCGGCTCCGCGCCGGAGCACCTGGACCCGGAGTCCGATCTCAACGCCATGTCGCTGCGCCTGGTGCCCCTGAGCACGCGCCTGACCCGGGATCAGCGCCGCTTCCTGGAGACCGCGCAGGAGATGACGGTCCCGGACGACGAGGTCCAGGAGTTCGTCGAGCGGTGGTTCCCCCGCCTGCAGCAGCGTATCGCCATGACCAGCGACGACGGCTCCATCGAGCTGCCGGATGTCGCCGCCCCGGAGATGGTCCTCACGGTGACCCACGATGACCTCACGGTGCGCCTGGAGTGGGAGTGGGAGTACCAGCTGGGAGCTGAGCGCCTGCGGCTGCCCTTCCGCCCCGCGGATCCCCTGGGCACCGAGCCGGTGCGCCGCGACTCCACCTGGGAGTCGTCCATGACCACCGCCGTCCACCGGCGCATCCCCGACCTCGAGTTCCGCCGCAGCGCCTACGTGGGCTACGACGCCGTGGTGCTGCTGCGCGACTGGCTGCCCGAGCTCGAGCGTATCCATGACCTGCGCATCGAGACCCGCGGCACGGAGCCGGCCTACCGCCCGTCGCAGGATCCGCCGGAGATCACGGTGAGCACTGCCTCGAGCCAGCGCCGCGACTGGTTCGACCTGGGCGTGTCGATCCGCGTGGGCGACTTCCACGTGGCCTTCGCCGACATCTTCAAGGCGCTGGCCCAGGGCCAGGACGTGATGATGCTGCCCGACGGCACCTGGTTCGGCCTCGACGCCCCGCGCTTCGAGAAGCTGAGGGACCTGCTCAAGGAGGCCCGGTCCCTGCAGGACTCGCCCTCGGACGCGCCCATGATCTCGCGGCACCAGCTGGGCCTGTGGGAGGAGTTCGAGGAGCTGGCCGATCGCTCCGAGCCGGTCAGCCGGTGGCGCGAGGCTGTGACCCGCCTGAGCGCGGGGCTCGAGGAGGAGGATCCGCCGGAGGTGCCGCAGGCTCTGCACGCGCAGCTGCGCCCGTATCAGGTCGACGGCTTCCGCTGGCTGGCAGCGCTGCACGATCTCGGCCTGGGCGGCGTGCTCGCCGATGACATGGGCCTGGGAAAGACGGTGCAGACCATCGCCATGTTCCAGCGCGCCCACGATCGAGCTGCTGCGGGCATCGACGGAGCCCCCGCCGGCGGGCCCTTCCTGGTGGTGGCGCCCACCTCCGTGGTGCCGAACTGGGTCTCGGAGATCCGTCGATTCGCCCCCGAGCTGTCCGTGCGCTCCATGCCCGGCACCGCCTCGGCGACCGGAGAGGACCCGCGGCGGCTGGCCGCCGAGCACGACGTCGTGGTGATCTCCTACGCGCTGCTGCGCCTGGACGAGCAGCTGTGGAGCGCGATCGACTTCTCTGCCGTGGTGCTGGATGAGGCCCAGTTCGTGAAGAATCCGCGCACCCGCGCCCACCGCGCCGCGCGGGCCCTGCGCACCGACACGACGATCGCCGTGACCGGCACCCCGCTGGAGAACGGGCTGACCGACCTGTGGGCGCTGCTCGCACTGACCGCCCCGGGGCTGTTCCCGTCCCGACGGCGCTTCGCGGAGGCCTATCAGCGCCCGATCGAGACCTCGGGCGATCGCACCGCGCTGTCGCGGATGCGCCGGCGCCTGGCCCCGTTCATGCTGCGCCGCACCAAGGAGTCCGTGGATCTTCAGCTGCCGCCCAAGATCGAGCAGACCCTCGAGATCGAGCTGTCCGAGGAGCACCGCCGGCTCTACGACCTGCACCTGCAGCGCGAGCGATCCAAAGTCCTGGGGCTGCTGCAGGATCTCAACGGCAACCGGTTCACGATCTTCCAGTCGCTGACCAAGCTGCGCCTCATGGCCCTGGACCCGTCGCTGGTGGATCCCGAGATGGAGGTCCCCTCCTCCAAGCTCGAGGTGCTCTTCGAGCACCTGCCGGAGATCGTCGCAGAGGGGCACCGTCCGCTCGTGTTCTCGCAGTTCACCGGATTCCTCAAGCTCGCTGCCGCGCGCCTGGACCGGCTCGGCATCCCCTATTCCTACCTGGACGGCTCGACCCGCGACCGCGCCACGGCGATCGAGGACTTCCGCTCGGGACGCACCCGCGTGTTCCTGGTCTCCCTCAAGGCCGGAGGCACGGGCCTGAATCTGGTCGAGGCCGACTACTGCTTCCTGCTGGACCCCTGGTGGAACCCCATGGCGGAGAACCAGGCGATCGACCGAGCCCACAGGATCGGGCAGACCCGGAAGGTGCTCGTCTACCGACTGATCGCCCAGGGCACGATCGAGCAGAAGGTCATGGAGCTCAAGAGCCGCAAGGCCGCGCTGTTCGACTCCGTGATGGACGACGACGGGACCTTCGCCTCCCAGCTCAGCGCCGACGACGTCCTCGAGCTGCTGCGGGACTGA